A portion of the Gigantopelta aegis isolate Gae_Host chromosome 10, Gae_host_genome, whole genome shotgun sequence genome contains these proteins:
- the LOC121383357 gene encoding anaphase-promoting complex subunit 2-like isoform X1: MAASVESLSKAWNVIENLLTPWKCLATSYQWPESEFQCAVQVLQQHGLGHIIEEWFLENIQQDLRHRVAPQFWSSFDDKKLKTDEEKLKSCEKNEHLKSGDRLYEAVDYLHSVTMQTIPCIDRLEALRLQEESYGPPVSSKRILNIIITYYKAIIFFTVPHCFLACVERFYSEAFRVFQHSSSEDPDGEEDSPTCNGCGEDTDNCKCSTIMEKFHNVNRKLDEIGVLERISGTAVTSIVHHQIEQNIESTCKGNFEHSYIEALEKWLDTKVLGWLNIVYASSRSSSGPESISAFRDRLLHFLYETYAKTLIDQLFNIIIEFPESEPAIADLNICLEKTDFRTHLVTSLRAALESRLLHPGVNTADILTAYISAIRSLRALDPAGVILELVCEPVRKYLRSRDDTVRCIVSSLTDEGSNELLDELVKAQPLLLDEGLTSDDDTDDWQTWMPDPVDADPSSTSKSRRASDIISMLVNIYGSKELFVNEYRTLLADRILTHFNYDIERELRYLELLKLRFGETQLHYSEVMLKDVADSKRINSRIAEENEQLGVKENIDVNAMILSAQFWPAFREEKITLPEEMQHSLECFTKRFEALKGNRTLNWKPHLGLVNIDIELKDQVFSFSVSPVHAAIIMQFQNQDKWTVDELSTVLEMPASALRRKITYWQSQGLLKEEVPDMFMLVEEHKGHSQDVMIPDEDETESAMASAQEQREEELQVFWTYIVGMLTNLDCLPLERIHSMLRMFAMQGPSAGECSIHELKGFLDTKVKEQKLIYSGGVYRLSKST, from the exons ATGGCGGCAAGTGTTGAAAGTTTGAGCAAGGCTTGGAATGTTATTGAAAATTTGTTAACACCATGGAAATGTTTG GCCACAAGTTACCAATGGCCAGAAAGTGAATTCCAGTGTGCAGTGCAGGTTTTACAACAGCATGGACTTGGCCATATTATTGAAGAATGGTTCCTAGAAAACATTCAGCAGGACTTACGACACAGGGTGGCTCCACAGTTCTGGAGTTCTTTTGATGACAAAAAGTTGAAGACTGATGAAGAAAAACTCAAATCTTGTGAAAAAAACGAACACTTGAAATCTGGTGACAGGTTATATGAAGCTGTTgactatctgcacagtgttacAATGCAGACAATTCCTTGCATTGACAGACTGGAAGCATTAAGATTACAGGAAGAGTCCTACGGTCCTCCTGTATCCTCTAAaagaatattaaatataattattacatattacaaaGCAATCATATTTTTTACTGTTCCTCATTGTTTCCTGGCGTGTGTTGAACGATTCTACAGTGAAGCTTTCAGAGTGTTTCAACACAGCAGCTCTGAAGATCCTG ATGGAGAAGAAGATTCACCAACATGCAATGGTTGTGGAGAGGATACAGATAACTGCAAGTGTTCAACTATTATGGAGAAATTTCATAATGTCAACCGAAAACT AGACGAGATTGGCGTGTTGGAGAGAATATCTGGAACAGCTGTCACATCAATTGTGCATCACCAGATTGAGCAGAATATTGAAAGCACCTGCAAAGGAAACTTTGAACACTCGTACATTGAAGCTCTTGAAAAG TGGCTAGATACTAAAGTTCTCGGATGGTTAAACATTGTCTATGCAAGCAGCCGGTCATCATCAGGTCCAGAGAGTATATCAGCATTTAGAGATCGTCTGTTGCACTTCTTGTACGAAACGTACGCCAAGACACTGATTGACCAGctgtttaacattattattgagTTTCCCGAGTCGGAGCCTGCAATCGCTGATCTCAATATATGTCTGGAAAAGACTGACTTCCGTACTCATCTTGTGACGTCACTGAGGGCAGCTCTTGAAAGCAGACTGCTACATCCtg GTGTGAATACTGCAGATATTTTGACAGCTTACATCTCTGCCATCCGATCTTTGAGAGCTCTCGATCCTGCTGGAGTGATTCTTGAACTTGTTTGTGAACCAGTTAGGAAGTATTTACG GTCTCGAGACGACACTGTGCGGTGCATCGTGAGCAGTTTGACCGACGAGGGCAGCAACGAGCTCCTCGACGAGCTGGTCAAGGCTCAGCCACTCCTCTTGGACGAGGGACTCACCAGTGATGACGACACTGACGACTGGCAGACGTGGATGCCCGACCCAGTGGATGCAGACCCAT CGAGCACATCGAAAAGTCGCCGTGCATCTGATATCATCAGCATGCTTGTGAATATTTATGGAAGTAAAGAGTTGTTTGTGAATGAGTACCGCACGTTGTTGGCTGACCGGATCCTCACACACTTCAACTACGACATCGAGAGAGAGCTGCGTTATTTGGAGTTACTCAAACTTCGCTTCGGGGAGACCCAGCTGCACTATTCCGAGGTGATGCTCAAAGATGTCGCAGACTCAAAGAGAATAAACTCAAGGATTGCAGAAGAAAATGAACAGCTAGGAGTAAAAGAG AACATTGATGTGAATGCCATGATCTTGTCAGCTCAGTTCTGGCCGGCATTCAGGGAGGAGAAGATTACACTGCCGGAGGAGATGCAGCACTCTCTGGAATGTTTCACCAAACGATTTGAAGCCCTTAAGGGAAACCGCACTCTCAACTGGAAACCACATCTTG GACTTGTTAACATCGATATTGAATTGAAAGATCAAGTGTTCTCATTTTCTGTATCTCCAGTACATGCAGCAATCATTATGCAGTTTCAAAATCAAG ATAAGTGGACAGTTGATGAGTTGAGCACAGTTCTTGAGATGCCGGCCTCGGCACTGCGGCGTAAGATCACATACTGGCAGAGTCAGGGGCTGCTGAAGGAGGAGGTTCCCGACATGTTCATGCTGGTGGAGGAACACAAGGGTCACAGCCAAGATGTGATGATACCGGACGAGGACGAGACCGAGTCAGCCATGGCTTCAGCTCAGGAACAGCGGGAAGAGGAACTACAG
- the LOC121383357 gene encoding anaphase-promoting complex subunit 2-like isoform X2 — MSQWRSEQATSYQWPESEFQCAVQVLQQHGLGHIIEEWFLENIQQDLRHRVAPQFWSSFDDKKLKTDEEKLKSCEKNEHLKSGDRLYEAVDYLHSVTMQTIPCIDRLEALRLQEESYGPPVSSKRILNIIITYYKAIIFFTVPHCFLACVERFYSEAFRVFQHSSSEDPDGEEDSPTCNGCGEDTDNCKCSTIMEKFHNVNRKLDEIGVLERISGTAVTSIVHHQIEQNIESTCKGNFEHSYIEALEKWLDTKVLGWLNIVYASSRSSSGPESISAFRDRLLHFLYETYAKTLIDQLFNIIIEFPESEPAIADLNICLEKTDFRTHLVTSLRAALESRLLHPGVNTADILTAYISAIRSLRALDPAGVILELVCEPVRKYLRSRDDTVRCIVSSLTDEGSNELLDELVKAQPLLLDEGLTSDDDTDDWQTWMPDPVDADPSSTSKSRRASDIISMLVNIYGSKELFVNEYRTLLADRILTHFNYDIERELRYLELLKLRFGETQLHYSEVMLKDVADSKRINSRIAEENEQLGVKENIDVNAMILSAQFWPAFREEKITLPEEMQHSLECFTKRFEALKGNRTLNWKPHLGLVNIDIELKDQVFSFSVSPVHAAIIMQFQNQDKWTVDELSTVLEMPASALRRKITYWQSQGLLKEEVPDMFMLVEEHKGHSQDVMIPDEDETESAMASAQEQREEELQVFWTYIVGMLTNLDCLPLERIHSMLRMFAMQGPSAGECSIHELKGFLDTKVKEQKLIYSGGVYRLSKST, encoded by the exons ATGAGTCAATGGCGGTCGGAACAA GCCACAAGTTACCAATGGCCAGAAAGTGAATTCCAGTGTGCAGTGCAGGTTTTACAACAGCATGGACTTGGCCATATTATTGAAGAATGGTTCCTAGAAAACATTCAGCAGGACTTACGACACAGGGTGGCTCCACAGTTCTGGAGTTCTTTTGATGACAAAAAGTTGAAGACTGATGAAGAAAAACTCAAATCTTGTGAAAAAAACGAACACTTGAAATCTGGTGACAGGTTATATGAAGCTGTTgactatctgcacagtgttacAATGCAGACAATTCCTTGCATTGACAGACTGGAAGCATTAAGATTACAGGAAGAGTCCTACGGTCCTCCTGTATCCTCTAAaagaatattaaatataattattacatattacaaaGCAATCATATTTTTTACTGTTCCTCATTGTTTCCTGGCGTGTGTTGAACGATTCTACAGTGAAGCTTTCAGAGTGTTTCAACACAGCAGCTCTGAAGATCCTG ATGGAGAAGAAGATTCACCAACATGCAATGGTTGTGGAGAGGATACAGATAACTGCAAGTGTTCAACTATTATGGAGAAATTTCATAATGTCAACCGAAAACT AGACGAGATTGGCGTGTTGGAGAGAATATCTGGAACAGCTGTCACATCAATTGTGCATCACCAGATTGAGCAGAATATTGAAAGCACCTGCAAAGGAAACTTTGAACACTCGTACATTGAAGCTCTTGAAAAG TGGCTAGATACTAAAGTTCTCGGATGGTTAAACATTGTCTATGCAAGCAGCCGGTCATCATCAGGTCCAGAGAGTATATCAGCATTTAGAGATCGTCTGTTGCACTTCTTGTACGAAACGTACGCCAAGACACTGATTGACCAGctgtttaacattattattgagTTTCCCGAGTCGGAGCCTGCAATCGCTGATCTCAATATATGTCTGGAAAAGACTGACTTCCGTACTCATCTTGTGACGTCACTGAGGGCAGCTCTTGAAAGCAGACTGCTACATCCtg GTGTGAATACTGCAGATATTTTGACAGCTTACATCTCTGCCATCCGATCTTTGAGAGCTCTCGATCCTGCTGGAGTGATTCTTGAACTTGTTTGTGAACCAGTTAGGAAGTATTTACG GTCTCGAGACGACACTGTGCGGTGCATCGTGAGCAGTTTGACCGACGAGGGCAGCAACGAGCTCCTCGACGAGCTGGTCAAGGCTCAGCCACTCCTCTTGGACGAGGGACTCACCAGTGATGACGACACTGACGACTGGCAGACGTGGATGCCCGACCCAGTGGATGCAGACCCAT CGAGCACATCGAAAAGTCGCCGTGCATCTGATATCATCAGCATGCTTGTGAATATTTATGGAAGTAAAGAGTTGTTTGTGAATGAGTACCGCACGTTGTTGGCTGACCGGATCCTCACACACTTCAACTACGACATCGAGAGAGAGCTGCGTTATTTGGAGTTACTCAAACTTCGCTTCGGGGAGACCCAGCTGCACTATTCCGAGGTGATGCTCAAAGATGTCGCAGACTCAAAGAGAATAAACTCAAGGATTGCAGAAGAAAATGAACAGCTAGGAGTAAAAGAG AACATTGATGTGAATGCCATGATCTTGTCAGCTCAGTTCTGGCCGGCATTCAGGGAGGAGAAGATTACACTGCCGGAGGAGATGCAGCACTCTCTGGAATGTTTCACCAAACGATTTGAAGCCCTTAAGGGAAACCGCACTCTCAACTGGAAACCACATCTTG GACTTGTTAACATCGATATTGAATTGAAAGATCAAGTGTTCTCATTTTCTGTATCTCCAGTACATGCAGCAATCATTATGCAGTTTCAAAATCAAG ATAAGTGGACAGTTGATGAGTTGAGCACAGTTCTTGAGATGCCGGCCTCGGCACTGCGGCGTAAGATCACATACTGGCAGAGTCAGGGGCTGCTGAAGGAGGAGGTTCCCGACATGTTCATGCTGGTGGAGGAACACAAGGGTCACAGCCAAGATGTGATGATACCGGACGAGGACGAGACCGAGTCAGCCATGGCTTCAGCTCAGGAACAGCGGGAAGAGGAACTACAG